A stretch of Sulfitobacter sp. THAF37 DNA encodes these proteins:
- a CDS encoding lytic transglycosylase domain-containing protein, protein MKPWLILILALLAPPALADGPGRMCSSGKWGHVECIRADHFVYDTCNAIRTFADRSGLNRDFFARLIWQESRFDPNALSHADARGIAQFIPSTAALRGLKDPYNPAEALEHSAHYLAEMVARYGNEGLAAIGYNGGERRAEGFLQGGGLASETVQYVPIVTGLTAETWRDDPPDAHDMRLSKTSAFLPACYQMARNRRITALARPKPRVKPWGVQVAFATTEKLARARVTERMASCRGAVKGEKTDLIYKKNRVSGKKGYYFAQFGRNSRQDAQKLCDAMRRQSCICLVVQN, encoded by the coding sequence ATGAAACCCTGGCTGATCCTGATCCTTGCCCTACTTGCGCCGCCCGCCCTTGCCGACGGGCCCGGACGCATGTGCTCTTCGGGCAAATGGGGGCATGTGGAATGCATCCGCGCGGACCATTTCGTCTACGACACCTGCAATGCCATCCGCACTTTCGCCGACCGCAGCGGGTTGAACCGCGACTTCTTTGCACGGCTGATCTGGCAGGAAAGCCGGTTCGATCCCAACGCATTGTCCCACGCAGACGCGCGCGGCATCGCGCAGTTCATCCCATCGACCGCCGCCCTGCGGGGGCTGAAAGACCCCTACAACCCCGCCGAGGCGCTGGAACATTCGGCACACTACCTGGCCGAGATGGTCGCACGCTACGGCAACGAAGGGCTGGCAGCGATCGGCTACAACGGCGGCGAAAGGCGGGCCGAGGGTTTCCTGCAGGGCGGCGGGCTCGCCTCTGAGACGGTGCAATACGTGCCCATCGTCACCGGGCTGACCGCCGAGACCTGGCGCGACGATCCGCCAGACGCGCATGACATGCGCCTGTCGAAAACCTCGGCCTTCCTGCCAGCCTGTTACCAGATGGCGCGGAACCGCCGGATCACCGCTCTCGCCCGTCCGAAACCACGCGTGAAACCCTGGGGCGTGCAGGTCGCCTTTGCCACCACCGAAAAACTGGCCCGCGCCCGCGTGACCGAACGCATGGCCAGTTGTCGTGGCGCGGTGAAGGGCGAAAAGACCGACCTCATCTACAAGAAAAACCGGGTTTCGGGGAAAAAGGGCTACTACTTTGCCCAGTTCGGGCGGAACAGTCGCCAGGATGCGCAGAAGCTCTGCGACGCCATGCGCCGTCAAAGCTGCATCTGCCTCGTGGTGCAGAACTGA
- a CDS encoding Panacea domain-containing protein yields MQVVTKHRPLHETFDVPRGIQRFRELIVYISSKCADDAYFGAIKLNKILYYSDFRAFRRFGMPLTGVRYQKLRLGPAPKSLLHVRRALVDEGALRVDKVDVPGGYTQDRTVALRDPVLSHFSDDEISLVDEVIRELWPQTGSQVSDVSHDVRWRVMNLGDAMPYELAFLSDEKPTEKDRKRTDELAAEFGW; encoded by the coding sequence ATGCAGGTTGTGACAAAGCATCGGCCACTACATGAGACGTTCGACGTACCTCGCGGGATACAACGCTTCCGCGAGCTGATCGTCTATATCTCATCGAAGTGCGCCGACGATGCCTACTTCGGTGCGATCAAGCTCAACAAAATACTTTATTATTCAGATTTTCGTGCGTTCCGACGCTTCGGCATGCCTCTTACGGGTGTTCGGTACCAGAAGCTGAGACTTGGGCCTGCGCCCAAATCGTTGTTACACGTGCGGCGCGCCTTGGTCGATGAGGGCGCACTTCGTGTGGACAAGGTTGATGTTCCAGGCGGATATACGCAGGACAGAACAGTTGCCTTGCGGGATCCGGTCTTGAGCCACTTCTCGGATGATGAGATATCCTTGGTTGACGAAGTTATACGTGAGCTATGGCCCCAAACTGGTTCACAGGTCAGTGACGTATCCCATGATGTTCGTTGGAGAGTAATGAACCTAGGCGATGCAATGCCGTATGAACTGGCATTTCTTTCTGACGAGAAGCCGACCGAAAAAGACCGAAAAAGAACGGACGAACTGGCTGCTGAATTTGGCTGGTAA
- a CDS encoding IS1595 family transposase, translating to MSVLSAKYIHDEAAAFAHVEAMLWADGPVCPHCGVVDSAYPLTGVRTKPSAKNPEGKERHGLWKCRECRKQFTVRKGTIFEESHLPLHLWLQAIHLMVSSKKGISSHQLHRVLGVTYKSAWFLAHRIRECMRSGAMAPFGSNGGAVEVDETFYGQDPDHPKKKGARGWAHKMKMVTLVDRDTKQAKSIVVDDIKVKTITEILNENMSREAVLHRDEARHYITIGRQFAAHGVVEHGKDEYVSRANPEVHTNTVEGFYSIFKRGMKGVYQHCGKQHLHRYAAEFDFRYNNRVANGVEDLERGEIALRATVGKRLTYSCGDCR from the coding sequence ATATCCGTTCTGTCCGCCAAATACATCCACGACGAAGCAGCAGCTTTCGCCCATGTCGAAGCGATGCTTTGGGCTGATGGTCCGGTCTGCCCCCACTGTGGTGTCGTGGACAGCGCCTATCCCCTGACGGGCGTTCGCACCAAGCCGAGCGCCAAGAACCCCGAAGGCAAAGAGCGTCACGGTCTTTGGAAGTGCCGGGAGTGCCGCAAGCAGTTCACTGTCCGCAAGGGCACGATCTTCGAGGAAAGCCACCTGCCGCTGCACCTGTGGCTCCAGGCAATCCACCTGATGGTATCAAGCAAGAAGGGCATCAGCAGCCACCAGCTTCACCGCGTTCTGGGCGTCACCTACAAGTCCGCTTGGTTCCTGGCCCATCGCATCCGCGAGTGTATGCGTTCCGGCGCAATGGCCCCCTTCGGCAGTAATGGCGGCGCTGTCGAGGTTGACGAGACCTTTTACGGCCAAGACCCGGACCACCCAAAGAAGAAGGGTGCGCGCGGTTGGGCGCACAAGATGAAAATGGTCACGCTGGTGGACCGCGACACAAAGCAAGCCAAGTCCATTGTTGTGGACGACATCAAGGTGAAAACCATCACCGAAATCTTGAATGAAAACATGTCCCGCGAGGCGGTTCTGCATAGGGATGAAGCCCGCCACTACATCACCATTGGTCGCCAATTTGCAGCGCACGGCGTCGTTGAGCATGGCAAGGATGAGTATGTGAGCCGCGCAAACCCAGAGGTTCATACCAACACGGTTGAAGGCTTCTACAGCATCTTCAAGCGCGGCATGAAGGGCGTGTATCAGCACTGCGGCAAGCAGCACCTGCACCGCTACGCTGCAGAGTTTGATTTTCGTTACAATAACCGCGTTGCGAACGGTGTGGAAGACTTGGAGCGTGGCGAGATCGCGCTGCGTGCTACAGTTGGCAAGCGGCTGACTTACAGCTGCGGCGATTGCAGATGA
- a CDS encoding SH3 domain-containing protein yields MRGWIGAVLMSSAIISGCAQPSAGISPGRYEVFGVEEGDMLKLRAGPGTGFVELLGMPNGTEVDVGRCESTGATRWCAVTLADSRGVGGYASYAYLRRK; encoded by the coding sequence ATGCGAGGATGGATCGGAGCCGTGCTGATGAGCAGCGCCATTATCAGTGGCTGCGCGCAACCCTCGGCGGGCATATCGCCGGGCCGCTATGAAGTGTTCGGCGTTGAAGAGGGCGACATGCTCAAGCTGCGCGCGGGGCCGGGCACTGGCTTTGTCGAGCTTCTGGGCATGCCAAACGGGACCGAAGTGGACGTGGGCCGGTGTGAATCCACCGGCGCGACCCGGTGGTGCGCTGTGACGCTGGCGGACTCCCGTGGCGTCGGGGGCTATGCGTCCTACGCCTACCTGCGGCGCAAGTAG
- a CDS encoding alkane 1-monooxygenase, which translates to MLWYAFASLLPAGLLALACTLGGVWPVLAVLSITVFVFFMDKLPRTAGISETTGRALSLALAAVHFPLLALGVRALGAGAHLDLADKFLIFAGMGLFFGQISNSNAHELIHARSRLPRRIGTAIYVSLLHGHHVSAHLRVHHVHAATDADPNSAPLGMGFWRYCGHVLRGEFMAGWRADNRHRARAATPPPRWSHPYLGYLAGAAATLLCAYLLAGINGLAVHIGIALYAQWQLLLSDYVQHYGLRRRLLASGKPEPVGPQHSWNAPKWYSSAMMLNAPRHSDHHMRPDRAFPALEVTPETMPVLPHSLPVMAVVALVPPVWRRVMDRRAARWQDVA; encoded by the coding sequence ATGCTGTGGTACGCCTTTGCCAGCCTGCTGCCTGCGGGCCTACTGGCCCTCGCCTGCACCCTAGGCGGGGTCTGGCCGGTGCTGGCCGTGCTGTCGATCACCGTCTTCGTCTTTTTCATGGACAAGCTGCCCCGCACCGCCGGGATCAGCGAAACGACGGGCCGCGCGCTGAGCCTTGCGCTCGCGGCGGTCCATTTCCCGCTGTTGGCACTCGGGGTCCGGGCACTGGGTGCCGGTGCGCATCTGGACCTGGCCGACAAGTTCCTGATCTTTGCCGGGATGGGACTGTTCTTTGGCCAGATCTCGAACTCCAACGCGCACGAGCTGATCCATGCGCGCAGCCGCCTGCCCCGGCGGATCGGCACGGCGATATACGTGTCGCTTCTGCATGGGCATCACGTCTCGGCGCACCTCAGGGTGCATCATGTGCATGCCGCCACCGATGCGGACCCCAACTCAGCCCCGCTGGGCATGGGGTTCTGGCGCTATTGCGGTCATGTCTTGCGTGGTGAATTCATGGCCGGGTGGCGGGCAGATAATCGGCATCGCGCCCGTGCGGCGACACCGCCTCCGAGATGGAGCCACCCCTACCTCGGCTATCTGGCCGGTGCGGCGGCGACGCTGCTCTGTGCCTATCTGCTGGCCGGGATCAACGGGCTTGCCGTCCATATCGGCATCGCGCTTTATGCCCAGTGGCAATTGCTGCTGTCGGATTACGTGCAACACTACGGTCTGCGCCGCCGCCTGCTGGCGTCGGGCAAACCTGAACCCGTTGGCCCGCAGCACAGCTGGAACGCGCCAAAATGGTATTCCAGCGCGATGATGCTGAACGCGCCGCGCCATTCCGATCATCACATGCGCCCCGATCGCGCCTTTCCGGCGCTTGAGGTCACGCCCGAAACCATGCCCGTCCTGCCCCACAGCCTGCCGGTGATGGCGGTGGTGGCACTGGTGCCGCCGGTCTGGCGCCGGGTG
- a CDS encoding NAD(P)H-dependent oxidoreductase subunit E yields the protein MALDDHGQTRDEGPQKGVWKSGKGKGRRHTKGRQLQDGPWDEVRALLGDRPRNRDLLIEFLHLIQDEYGHLSAAHLRALAEEMRLSMAEVYEVATFYAHFDVVKEGETPPPALTIRVCDSLSCELAGAQALKAALEDGLDPAQVRVLRAPCMGRCDTAPVLEIGHNHIDHATPEKVQAAIAADDTHVHVPAYEDYAAYAAEGGYETLKDLRAKGDWEAVQQKVLDSGLRGLGGAGFPSGKKWGFVRGNAGPRFLAVNGDEGEPGTFKDRWYLERTPHLFLEGMLIAAWAVEADKVFLYMRDEYPAVLEILAREIAALETAGLVAPGYIDLRRGAGAYICGEESAMIESIEGKRGIPRHRPPYVAQVGIFDRPTLVHNVETLHWVARVCREGPEVLSGTELNGRKGLRSYSVSGRVAKPGMYLLPAGSTIKDVIEASGGMAEGHVFKAYQPGGPSSGLLPASMDDIPLDFDTLQPHGSFIGSAAVVVLSEADSARAAALNMLRFFEDESCGQCTPCRVGCEKAVKLMQADRWDTGLLEELSTAMVDASICGLGQAAPNPIRMVIKHFPDEV from the coding sequence ATGGCGCTGGACGATCACGGGCAGACCAGGGACGAGGGGCCGCAGAAGGGCGTCTGGAAATCCGGCAAAGGCAAAGGCCGACGCCACACCAAAGGGCGGCAGTTGCAGGACGGCCCATGGGACGAGGTGCGGGCGCTGCTGGGGGACCGGCCGCGCAACCGCGACCTGCTGATCGAATTCCTGCACCTGATCCAGGATGAATACGGCCATCTCTCCGCCGCGCATCTGCGCGCGCTGGCCGAGGAAATGCGCCTGTCGATGGCCGAAGTCTATGAAGTCGCGACCTTCTATGCCCATTTCGACGTGGTGAAAGAAGGCGAGACACCGCCGCCCGCGCTGACCATCCGTGTCTGCGACAGCCTGTCGTGCGAACTGGCCGGGGCACAGGCGCTCAAGGCCGCGCTGGAAGATGGGCTTGATCCCGCGCAGGTGCGGGTGCTGCGGGCGCCCTGTATGGGCCGCTGCGACACAGCCCCGGTGCTGGAGATCGGCCATAACCACATCGACCATGCCACGCCGGAAAAAGTGCAGGCGGCCATCGCGGCGGATGACACCCATGTCCATGTGCCCGCCTATGAAGATTATGCCGCCTATGCCGCCGAGGGGGGCTATGAAACCCTCAAAGACCTGCGCGCCAAGGGCGACTGGGAGGCGGTCCAGCAAAAGGTGCTGGACAGCGGGCTGCGCGGCCTTGGCGGCGCCGGATTCCCCTCGGGCAAGAAATGGGGTTTCGTGCGCGGCAACGCGGGGCCGCGCTTTCTGGCTGTCAACGGGGACGAGGGCGAGCCGGGCACCTTCAAGGACCGCTGGTATCTCGAACGCACGCCGCATCTGTTTCTTGAGGGCATGCTGATTGCCGCCTGGGCGGTGGAGGCCGACAAGGTCTTTCTCTACATGCGCGACGAATATCCGGCGGTGCTGGAGATTCTCGCCCGCGAGATCGCGGCGCTGGAGACCGCCGGTCTGGTGGCGCCGGGATACATCGACCTGCGGCGCGGGGCCGGGGCCTATATCTGCGGCGAGGAATCCGCGATGATCGAAAGCATCGAAGGCAAACGCGGCATCCCGCGCCACCGTCCGCCCTATGTGGCGCAGGTGGGCATCTTTGACCGGCCAACATTGGTCCACAACGTCGAGACGCTGCATTGGGTCGCGCGGGTGTGCCGCGAGGGGCCGGAGGTCTTGTCGGGCACCGAATTGAACGGCCGCAAGGGGCTGCGCAGCTATTCGGTGTCAGGCCGTGTGGCCAAGCCGGGGATGTATCTGCTGCCCGCAGGCTCGACCATAAAAGACGTTATTGAAGCGTCGGGCGGCATGGCCGAGGGGCATGTGTTCAAGGCCTATCAGCCGGGCGGGCCGTCGTCCGGCCTGTTGCCCGCGTCGATGGACGATATCCCGCTGGATTTCGACACGCTGCAACCGCATGGATCGTTCATCGGGTCAGCCGCCGTGGTGGTCCTGTCCGAAGCCGACAGCGCCCGGGCGGCGGCGTTGAACATGCTGCGGTTCTTCGAGGACGAAAGCTGTGGCCAGTGCACGCCCTGCCGGGTCGGCTGCGAAAAGGCGGTCAAGCTGATGCAGGCGGACCGCTGGGACACCGGCCTGCTGGAAGAGCTGAGCACCGCAATGGTCGATGCCTCGATCTGCGGGCTGGGGCAGGCGGCGCCGAACCCGATCCGGATGGTGATCAAGCACTTCCCCGACGAGGTCTGA